agtTCAATCACTACTAgaattgagggaagggagtgaactaagtgagaggctgagttgttctcaggcaaaaggagaggaaattaGTGACAAAATGCATgatatttcttccagcatggcaagagtgagtgagaggagtcccaccttagatggtgaaggtgggggtgtgagggtgggaagccaaggggagccttgatgcaacaaaagagagatcatggAAGAAATACGGTACAAATGAAGCATGGTAGAggccattgttagtgagttaagggatgtcaatgaggctgaaaagaagtagctatttcaacaagaatatcaagctattttTTATTATGTTTTTTTTGAGGCCGAGACATTTACTCATACTGTTCtagcttatcaaattctagctgaatAGGGCAATGAGGCTGTTGAGAGGATattaaacttggtgcatacaacagcTTCTATGCTAAGGGCCAAGGAGGAAATCAACTATCTTCCACCTACATATGGTGATGATTTTGAGTTAGATTATAGTGGTACATTTGGAGATGCTTCAAATGAGGAAGATGATGGCATGGATTTAAGGGGAGATGCAGGTCCTAGCTCAAGCACAAACACTCCATCCTGGATTTTTAGCAAAGACTGCAGTGACCatcattttaaatcaaatcttttcaagcttatccatcaaactcagatAGCTCTTCAAGCTACTACAGATGGCAACACCAAAAGTCTTATCCAAGCCCATCTTGAATCTCTACAACTGCACAAGATTCAATTTCTCAAACAGAGTCAAGATTTGGATGAAATCAAGGACACCATTTGGCAAGTCAAGAAAGATATCAATGAAAGAATGGAGTATAAAATTCCAGAGTCCACTATGAAAGACATTTAAAAAATGCTCAGGAAGGATTCTGACTTGAGTAGCAAAATTGACTCTATGAACACTAGGTTGACAACACTGGAAAATTCAATCACCAAAATTCATGTCAACCAAGTTCATCAAACACGCCttcttcaaaaactggtggctgctcaaactccaACCCCTGctatacttgatgataacaaaagggggagaaagacgCTATTGTTCAAGCAAGTGAGGGGGATAAGGATGTGCaaattcaagtcagcaaagtgattgttcTAGCATTTactttctctaagccaccagCTCTAGATAGCATTGACTTAATCAATATTGAAACAGCTGAGTTCATACTAAATGAACaaatgaagaaaattgatgagaagaTTGAAAGGGTTTTTGGTACATTTGCAAAGCCAGATAAATTTGTGAAACACTTCACACAATTGAGACAAATACCTATCAGTGAAATGAGCTTGAGTAATATGGAGAGAGGTCAAACCTTTGCTTGAAGACAGCCAAAGGCCAATGTGATCTTGAAGCTCAAGAAACATACGTCAAAATATTCTACCAAGAATCctttggacctagtctatgcaactcctcatcctgatgaaaagaagctgcttggaaaCTCTATTGCAAACATCAAAGATTCCAAAGACTCAGTTTTAAAGAAAAGGGTAGCAAAAGTCTACAGGcatggaaaagaaatttgtgtgatggctggacatccataatttaTAGAAGCCAAAAGAGAAGAAAAGCTGAGACTCAAGAATAAAAAAAACAGGCTGCCTTAGAAGCTAAGAAAAAGGCTGAAAAGGTTGCTACCAAATCAGAAGCTGAGAAGCCTACTACTATCACTGAAACTGAGAAACTGGAGGAACCAAAACAGAAAATTGGAAAAAGAATGAGAAAGGAAATAGCCAAAAGGAAGCTGGATTttggagaagaagaagagaaagaagatGAACCTGAGCCTACCCAATCTACTACTTCAAATCAACCAACCTTGCCCAAAATGGAGCAAGCTGAATTCAAGGTCAATCCTGAGATGAATTTTTGgtgaaccaatagactgggaaagcctaccaattcctgatcTTAATCTCCCAATTCCAACCTCCTCCAAGAGAAAAAAGAACATTCCAAGCAATCCAGTCAAATCTGTCCCATCCAAATCCAAAAATCTACCCAAACCCAAACCTACTGTCAACAAATGAGATCAACTATTTATATGTGACATTAAGGAGTTCTCTGACATCAATCTTTACTtagatgagctagatgaagttaGGGCTATTGATGCTTATTAAAGACTTCTAGAAAGattggtattcaagtacaaggttGGCAGGaaaatcacatggcctcttcataggattctcaTTGAAGGCTTTTCTGTCTTAGTGAAGattttctcctcaatcaagaaaattTTTGGTTTTAACATTGCTGCCAAGAAGCAGATACTCAACCAGATTGAAAGAATAAGACAAAGTTGGAGAGACCCAAATACACTCCCAAGAgtcttaactattccttacaccggggttagggtgcatttgaggccatattggttaatggagttcaaggataaaaataatttcagaagatttttcagactagaagatcagctaaagattttaagcaatgaaactctcatgagAATGCAAGAGATGCTGAATCaatctaatgaagatgaatctggGTTCTACATACtccaacaccagattgaagagaacaatgaaaggctgggaaagaagactagacaaTCAAGGACTAAAGAttaatctgctcagactagaggagcatcttgaaaatggcttgtgagatttcTATGAACTTTCTCTTGtacaattttcaataaaattgcagcacttatcagttttatctattGTTGAATAATCTCTATGTAAataggtgttttgttatcatcaagtctctctaaatttatgcctacaattctagtagatataaattgggggagattgttaggtatacgttgtagacttgatgatatgctataaaaacaccttagtagatttgattaagtgtaattgtagctctcaacggataattttattagttatccgttgagagagtagcttatgtttaaataagttttagTAGCACATTcttgcatattgtaatgccttggagaactagaagttgtaggatattctaagtcatattgactactatattgatatgcaagataggttggctaattgtaaatatcaTATGTTTTGTAATCTtacataagtgaaatagagttaagtgctatgaagatactctcaacggatgttccacaaggtttcaacggatgaacaactagagtttcaatggatgatcaaccaaactctcaacggatgatccaacaaggtctcaacggatgatccaacagagttttaacggatgatcaaattcaaaaagcagttaatagtgacttgacagtcacatgggttgattgtatgcaaatggaatgtggcagcctatctataagttttagagaacaaagaagcattttcatttccatgctcaattgaagatatttaaagatgttGGATGGAGAACTGAAGTGGCATGAAATTAGACTAAGACacttttgtcttattagtttgtctttttatcatgtaacttggtgatatataaaccaagagtagcaagtacAAAATCAATCAATCAAGTAAGTAATCAACTAGAGAAATTAGAAAAGGCTGTATCTgtgaagaatttctctgttctttgtaattctacttgtaagcagctctGTACAAtatttgtatcacagagttctcgaaatatatatatatatatatatatatatatatctttggtggataagttcaatccaccagaatttttttaaatacttgtgtttaaatTACTTTGTGCTTGAATACATCattactttcattccgcacttttgcatattcaaacacCGGTATGTATATTTATTAGAGAAGTTCTTAAAATCAAGAAGAAACCAAGAaatacattcaacccccttctgtaatttaACTGTTAGATTTTCTAGGATTAACATTTtatgtttgtgttggtgtcatcaaggtctaccctagcatgtagcctctcaccagCTGAATGTAGTGTATGTGTGGTGATAACAGTTTCATGAaatgtgtcacttgattttggaaaatcttgagatgaAGATTCAAGTTTTTCGttgtaggaagaagaaatttgtgaAATAAGATTTGTGAGGTCAAAATtgagtgttggcaactccccCTGAGTAAATGAGGGGATTTCAAATGATGTACCATCTTTGTGTGTGCCAACCAAATTTGTCCTTTTACCAACTTGAGAGTGCTTAAGTTGGGGTGCAGACTCTTTGCAGATTGCATTTGGGAGAATGCTTGATTCAATagagacaccttgttgagaagatgtcTCTAGAGTTTTTTTATTTCCCTCTATTACAATGCATCGTTTTGGGAATATGCAGAGGTGGTTTCTTTAGTGGTCAACTCAACTGCCTTTTTCTTATTTGGCTTTCTGACCAGGTTAGAATCTAGTTGTGTTTGGTCATCACCACTCTCAGAAATTACAGTCCATGGTTcattctttctcttctttttactcactccatCCTGTcgagaggatgaagtggttggttttcATACATTTCACACAATTCCATCAAAACCACATTCTTCAAATACTCAATAATCTTTGTGTCAAATTACAACGAAAACCAAAAGgtaaaaagaaaatgaagaagtgGTCTCAGTTGTGGAATGCCCCTGTTGATTATCATGTGTTTATACTTCCACAGGACAGGAGCCATAATTGTACTAGGTATAGcactagacctcatgtcaggcatatgGTAAGGATAGGttctaaatctctccaacataaagttAGTTAGATTTATACCTACCTGCCTgttattctttgtaattagtgaactaaataaaattttggacacttgtttacagttgcctattttGGTTATATCAATACCATCAAGTAAATGTATGTCTGCAACTTTatatttaaagtggacataataaacctaaaaaagaaaattttattaCTTCTGTTGGCCAATGGCATTGTGAGCCTAGTGctgagttcttccaggatcaataacCCCATATTAAGGTGCTTGTTGTaagccatggagaacaccagcttttgGACCACACTGGATATATTGTCATATAAAGTCTTCCTGCAGTTGAAGGCTCTAACAAATGAGTCAAATAGAAAAGACCAATCCCTCCTgagatgcttcttgttcaagctggcaaggttgatcttctcactgtagtttaTGAAATCCATGAACTCAACTAGATCTTGTTGAGTGGGTACCTCCACCATGATGTCTGTAGGGATGCCCAATGCTTTGTTAATATCATTGGTATCAAATTCCACCTGATTTCCCTTAATTGAGCATTTTATCACCAAGAACATTGTTTGATTGTCATGCACAATAGTGTTGACCACAGCTGAGTTCCAAAACTCATTATGCACGTCCAGGTACATGATAGGATTAGCAGTTAAGGCACCTACAAGATAGGACTCAGACAAAAACTTAACAAAActcttgaaactatcaggagcttggttaggATCAGTGAAATCTAGGTAGTTGGTACCCTTCTTTGGAATATCAGCTTTAATATTGTTTGCAGCCATTGTGAGCGTATGAATTTGAATGGgtaagaaatttgagagagaaagagcttgaaatgagagagagaatggtgaagatttgtaaaagctaggtcaattgagatctcgaaagcgtaaagaggggttatgtcgagatgtatgggtatttatagaaagagggaagtgacttgtcgagaagtagaaATAAACGGTTCAGATttgcttgtcgagaagtcatgtGAAATGTAAActcatatcgagatgtcactttcctgactcttatcgagaactagatagtgacttatcgagaggtaaaataaatacccagtttatcaTAATTGGACCGAATTATTCCAATTTATATGGAATAAATCAATCATAAAATTAGAATTAATTTTGTGTCAAatgtattttactaaaataatttatagaaataaattatctcagttctgagttattgataagtctaaaatttatatttgTAGAGAACTCCATAAAAAATATACAGgtgtcgagatctctacaatacttatcgagaagtcacaaaGAGACTTGTCGAGAAGTTCATCAAGAAGTCATaaaatagacttatcgagaagtcttaAAGTGACTTTTCGAGAGGTTATTTAGATTTATCGAGAAGTTATAaagaggcttgtcgagaagttcttCGAGAAGTCAgggaaaaagacttatcgagaactctcAATATGAATTATCGAAAGTCTtctagacttatcgagaactcagttctctatatacttttgatccTTTTCAATTATGTCTTATATCAATTTCACATATTAAAATTGTGAATTTATATTTAGACAGTTTTCgtaaaatttaaaaaattccaagttgacaaaaaaaattgaaaaataaatatactgggagttttgatatatttataagtcatatttcagttaatttaaaataaatcaaactaattttgatttattaaaaattaatctactgcaatacattagctgagttcttgcctttaggatgaaaaatttaacattccaatttcactaaCATGTCTAGTGAAAATTACTTCAcccaaaggtttagtgaaaatgctagctaattgtttttctgttggaacaaaaatgagctcaatagtaccatttacAATTCTCTagctaataaaatggtaccttatatcAATATTATAAGCTTTagaatgattaattggattagCAACGATAGATATGGAACTAATATTGTtacacatgattggaattttgtgtaacaaaAGACCATAATTCATAAgttaatttctaatccaaagcacttgaacacaacaacttcctgcagctatgtattcaacctcggctgtagaagttgacacaaattATTGTTTCTTACtttaccaagatacaagtctttgaccaagaaattgacagcttccactaatACTTTTcatgtcaaccctgcatccagcgAAATCTGCATTTGTAtatccaatagcttcaaaaccaATTCCCTAAGAATACCCTAATCCCAAGTTTGTTGTTCCCTTTAAATATCAGAAAATTCTTTTTAGTGCCATCAAATGTGATTATTTGGGATttacttgaaatctagcacacagacatgttgcaaacatgatctggtctactagcagtcaagtATAGCAAAGATTCATTCCTCTATATCCAGATATGTTTacacttttttctttcttatcttcatccaacttggtagttgtagacattggtgtagatgcaggtgagtagtcaaccattccaaacttttttaataaatctttaacatatttggtttgactgatgaagatgccatcacttctttgactaacttgaaggccaaggaagtaactgaGCTCTCACATCATGCTAATCTCATATTCACTATGCATGAGccttgaaaatctttgacataacttctcattagtagaaccaaaaataatatcatccacagagatttgaactaggataatatcatcacaatgttgcttgtagaatagagtcttatcaatagCTCCTCTAGTAAATCCATATTTGATCAAGAATTCTGATAGTGTATCATACCATGCTCTATGTGCTTTCTTTAAACCATAGAGAgcttttataaatttataaacaaaatctagaaattatgaatcttcaaagccaggtggctgttgcacatagacttcctcttccaattcacCACTGAGGAATGCatttttcatatccatttgatacaccttaaaatttgagtgtgcagcaaatgcaaggaAAATTCTTTTTCTTCAAGTATtgcaattggagcaaaagtttcattatagtcaattccttcttcttgtgagtagcctttagcaaccagtcttgctttgttccttgtcacaattccattttcatccagCTTATTCctatacacccattttgttccaataattcATATGTTTCTTGGTGCatgaaccaattcccaaactttatttctctcaaactgatttaaTTCTTCATGCATTGCAATTATCATCCGATTAAAATAAACTCTAAATATATTATCATCTGAAAGTGGATCAAATCCGAAATTAATCCGATTCGGAATTGATCCAATATTCATCCGATTAAGAACTGATCTGATTATCGGTAGGTCTAAATACATATAGGGCATGTTTGGATGATAGCTTATGGCTTATAAGTTCGAAACAGTTTATCGTGACtatttgtcgacccaacttataagttgaatttagaacttataaactgataagtttaatgttagtaacgacgtattttttcttaacttatttgattttttactttttttattatgtgtaattttaaaatatatatttttaaatatttttctaatttaaaattcAGGAATtaagataaatttatttaaaatttgttTATTGTAGTTCATTTAAGATTTTTTTGtgacttataaataaaattatccaaacacgtatataacttataagtatttattcAATTATCACTTATCACGTATAAATCACTTATCAATTTTAATTCTAATTCGTAAGCACATTATTGGTGTGGAAAATAAATATAGAAATATGGTTTACAAATCTTTTTTCCGCAATTTAGTGCCTaaaattgacaacacaatgatcTCTTTTGTGTCAATCAAAATTCTTCACCTTTTCAGCTCCTTGTGTTCCTAAATTACAGGATTTGTAATTTCAATACAATCTGATACATATTTCATCTGAAGTTTGCATCTTTATTAATAATCTTGTTCTTGCAAGAACAACAGGGGGTTGTGGGTGATATGTACTCATTAAAAGACAAAGTATCTGACAAGCTTTCTCTTCTTTTCTCTGATTCTCCTTCAACCCCTCCTCAATCCCaggtactttttctgtctatacATACATTTATGATTATATCTATGACATTTGTTGTAGAATCTTTATAGTTTGATTCAATGTTGCCTTTTATTATAGTTCTTGTTTGATCATGTTTTTGTGAGTTATTAAAGATTGGTAATGTGTGGTTTAAATTGCATAGTTTATGATGAGGTTAGATGTGAATATCAGGGGTGATACATTTATAATTGAATGAAAATTTTGGGAATTTATTTAGAGATTTAGATTTCAGAATAAAGTTAAAAATGCCAATTTGCAGAAAGGTTCTTGACCTGCAACTAGAGGTGGCCAAACGTGCGGGTTCGAACCGCACATTCGGGACCGGCTCGTGAGGAAACCGTAAAATATTCGGCCCGATTcgggccggttcaaacccgcacaacCCGCCGAAATAAGCGAACCGAATacgaatttaattttaaaaaaccgGAACCGGCACTAACCCGCACGACCCGCACAGGCGAAGCCCGCGTGAGCCGCACGAACTGTGCAACCCGCACAGCCCGCACGACCCGCACGGCCCGCACATACAACATCCCATACATGAAACCCATCTTATAATCCAAACACAACACAATTATCAATCATTATAAAGCATCAAACATGAACatagacacacacacacatatgtaAATATAGAATCAAGACACTACACGGCCAACGACAGGGTACTTAGCTTCAAACTTCTTTTCCCAATCAGAAAGAACGCCGAGTTCTTTATCAGTGAGGCCATCAACAGAAGCAATAACATCTTCTTCATTTTTGCTCATTTTAGCAAGAGCCCTTGTTGCATCTTTGCCGGCAAACATGGAGTAAGAACCTCCCGGACCGTAGAAAGAATTGCCGGTTGTGACGTCGAAGATACGACCCTTTATAGCTATGTATATGGGTTTTGATGGGTTTGTGCCATCGTATTGTTTTAGCTCACCAATTGAGATCTCCCGCGAACCCCCAACCCGCGAACCCCCAACCCGCGAACCGCCTGTTCAACCCGTGAACCCGCCAACCCGCGAGCCGAATACGGTTTACGGTATGTCAGCTCAGCCCAGCCCGGCCCGGTTCGTTCGCCTCCCAGTGCCGGTTAAGTGTTCAATTTTTCCGGTTCCAACCCGCTTCCAACCCGGCCCGAACCGCCCAACCCGCACGGTTGGCCACCTCTACCTGCAACAACTATGTTGTTATTATTAAGTTTTGGTTCTGGTATTGTATTAGTGCATTTGTTGGTGTATGCAATCCACAAATGTATTTCTTTGAATGTTTGATTTTTATGTTGGtttgaacctttgaaactgcgTAAGTTTGTGTTCTTGACCATGTGAACTATGTTTGTAGTTCACGACTCGTACTATTGTTTTCTGGATTTTATTTTTGTTCATTTTGATGCGAAGTTAATTTGTTATCAGTTGCATTCTTCCATAAATTTGTGATCTAGGAACTGGTTTATTAGGATTTCTTTTTTCTTTATATATTTCAGTAATTAAGACGTTCATTACTGTTATAAATGGTATGGTGAAATTTGTACTGCAATTTTTCCTTCTGCAGGCCACACAAGATAGCAAGGAGGGAAAATCTTTTTCTTCTCTGCTTTCTTATGTTCTTCCGTCAGCAAGCTTTAATGGAACTCGATCCGGCAGTCAGAATAATGACATTAAGCCAGTCCAGTCGAGTCCTGTTCGATGGAAAAATAGAAGTTTTTCACAGCAAGATATACCTTTGGAGAACTATGTGGAATGTAAATATAAGTATGTCAATGAAGAAAATCTTACTGTACGATGTACAGAAACAAAGCAGGACTCTGTAATCAATCAAGCatttgatgaagaagaaaacTTT
This genomic interval from Apium graveolens cultivar Ventura chromosome 8, ASM990537v1, whole genome shotgun sequence contains the following:
- the LOC141677608 gene encoding putative steroid-binding protein 3 produces the protein REISIGELKQYDGTNPSKPIYIAIKGRIFDVTTGNSFYGPGGSYSMFAGKDATRALAKMSKNEEDVIASVDGLTDKELGVLSDWEKKFEAKYPVVGRVVS